The following is a genomic window from Caproiciproducens sp. CPB-2.
GGGAGATTTTCAGGCCGGGGGAATCCGGCAGATGATTTTCAGTATTCATGCGGCTCACCTGTTCCTTTATAGAATCAGGCCGGAAAGGCACTGCTGGATTTTTTCAGGATGGACCGTTGCCACTTCCGCGTTCATCGCGCGCAGCGCGTCCGCCAGCCGGAGCTGTTCGTCGTCCGTTTCTCCTCCGACAAAAAGCACGGTGATCTTTTCTCCGTTCGGCCGGTCACAAAGCTCCGTAAGCGCTTCGGTCAGTTTTCCCGTGATATAAACGGCGTGGGAAAAGCTTCCGGCGTCCTGCTCCGTCTTGCTGCGGGACTTCAGGACATACGGTTCCTCGCGGTAGGACTGCGCGGAAAGCAGGCTGTTCAGCAGAGAGGCCAGATCCTCGTCGCTTTGAATCAGCGACGTGTACAGCCGGTCCTCTTCTTTTCCGTACCATTCGATTCGGTGGATGATCCGGTTTTCCGTAAAGAAATGCGATAAAGAGGCGGCTGTTTCCATCAGTGCGTCCAGCGTCTCCATATCTGGCGCGAGCAGCTCCAACAGCACCCGAATGCCGCTGTCGACCGGAAGGCTGAATTCCTTTACCATCAGCTCGTCCAGCTTGGAACTGAGCTTCCAGTGGATGCTGCGCAGGCGGTCGCCGCTGCGGAACGCGCGCACGTCGAAAATTTCAGACGGGTCGTCCCCCGGCTTTTCTTCCGAGTAGGTATTGCTTTCCGTGCCCGCGGCCGCCGTCATATCGATGGAAGAATCGACCGGATGCACCCGGGGAGCGATAAAGCATTCGGCCCGAAGGTCCGGTTTCCGGCTGATCTGAAATATTCCGAGGGGGTCGTAGTACTGAAGCTGCGTCAGCTTTACCGTGATACGGCCGCAGTAGCGGGACTGCATCCGGTATTCCGCGGTCTGCTCCGAGCGGGCGTTCACCGGCGTGAACAGGGTTTGCTCCTGCCTTTCGCCGCTGAGCGAGTTTACACAGGAGAAGTGCAGCTTTGCGCGGAGCAGGGGAAAGGCGGACGCGCTCTTCAGGGTAATATACAGAGAAAATTCCTGATTTTTGTACGGGGTGACATTCTGCGCCGCAAGCTCCGCGGTTGTTTTGCGTACGGCGAGCACCAGAAACAGCCACGAGAAGAACGGCAGGATGAGAATCAGCACCAGCGTAAAAAAGGCCAGATATTCTTTAAAAAAGATAAAGAAGAGAATTGCGGCGGCAAGCACGGCGCAGTAGGCGGCACGACAGCGGAACATGGCGCGCCCCTATTTCTGCGCGACGGCGGGCGCGGGGACGTCCCTCAAAATGTCCCTGAGCAGGCCGGCTGCGGTCACGTTGCCTATTTTCGCCTGGGGCTTCAGAATCATACGGTGCTCCACCACGTCGGTGAAGACGGACTGCACGTCCTTCGGGACCACATAGTCCCTGCCGGAAAGGTAGGCGTTCGCCTGCGCCATTTTGACGAGCGCGATGGAGCCGCGCGGGCTCGCGCCCAGCCGGATCAGGCTGTTTTCGCGGGTCGCGCTCACCAAATGGGCGATGTATGCGTACAGATCGTCTGAGAGATAGACGGTGTCCGTCTCGTTCTGCATGGTGATGATTTCCCGCGCGTCGGCGGCTTTCTGGACCGATTCCAGCGGGTCCTCGCCCTGCTTGCGCTTCAAAATTTCCACTTCGTCGCGCAGCTCGGGGTACCCCATGGTCAGCCGGACCATAAAGCGGTCGAGCTGGGAATCCGGCAGCATCTGCGTGCCCACCGAACCGATGGGGTTCTGGGTCGCAATCACGATATAGGGCTTCGGGGTGGGGTGGGCGATTCCGTCAACCGTGATGCTGCCTTCCTCCATGACCTCCAGAAGCGCGGACTGCGTCTTGCTGGAGGTGCGGTTGATCTCGTCGGCCAGAAACAGGTTGCACAGCGCCGCGCCGGGCTTGTACTCCAATAAACCGGTCGCCTTGTTGTAGATGGAAAATCCCGTTACGTCGGTCGGCATTACGTCCGGCGTGAACTGGACCCGCTTGTAATCAAGGGACATCGCCTTGGAAAAGGCAAGGGCCAGCGTCGTTTTTCCAACGCCGGGGATGTCCTCCAGAAGGATGTGCCCCTGCGCCAGAATCACCATCAGCACTTTCCGGACAATCACGTCTTTTCCGACCACTGCTTTTTTTACCTCGTTGATGATTCGCAAAGCCTTTTCCTGCATTTTCAAAGCCACCGCCCCGTTTTTTTATTCCGTATTATTATAGTCGAAATCAATCCGTTATGCAAACCGGGTATTTTATTCCGGAAGAATTTTCTCTTGAAAAATTGCCGCCACAGGCGCAAAATAGAAGAAGCAAGAATGGAGGCTGTGTAATGGAACAGAATATTGAAAAGCTGCAGAGCATGATTGACGAGAGCAAACGCATTGTGTTTTTCGGGGGAGCCGGTGTTTCCACCGAAAGCGGAATCCCGGATTTCCGCAGCGTGGACGGGCTTTACCACCAGCATTACCGCTATCCGCCCGAAACGATGCTGAGCCACAGTTTTTATGAAACGCATACGGAAGAATTCTACGACTTTTACCGGGCCAAGATGCTTTGCCTGACCGCAAAGCCGAACGCCGCCCACAGAAAGCTTGCCGAGCTGGAGCGGGCGGGAAAACTGACCGCGGTGGTCACGCAGAATATCGACGGCCTGCACCAGATGGCGGGGAGCAAAACGGTCTACGAGCTGCACGGCTCCGTTCACCGCAACTACTGCCGGCGCTGCCATAAGCTTTACGACGCGGAATTCATCCTGAACAGCACGGGAATTCCGACCTGCACCTGCGGCGGCACCGTTAAGCCGGATGTGGTGCTGTACGAGGAGGGCCTCAATCAGCGCACGCTCTACGGCGCGGTGGAGGCGATTGAGCGCGCGGACATGCTGATCATCGGCGGGACCTCCCTTGCGGTTTATCCGGCAGCAAGCCTGATCGACTACTACGGCGGGGACCGGCTGGTCCTGATCAACCGCACCAGTACCCCGCAGGACCGCAACGCCAATCTGGTGATTCAGGGCAGCATCGGCGAGGTGCTTGACAAAATCAAAGTGTGACCTTGAAAGGTTGCAGATGGAAAATCGAACTTTCTTCTCTATTGGCTTTTAATCGCCTTAGTGCAGTTTCCCGCCACCTGACAAGTTTTTTGATACTCTCCGGCTCCCTTATGGACCGCAATATTTTAGCGGAAAGGTGAACCCGCAAAACTTTTCTGAAAGCA
Proteins encoded in this region:
- a CDS encoding NAD-dependent protein deacylase — its product is MEQNIEKLQSMIDESKRIVFFGGAGVSTESGIPDFRSVDGLYHQHYRYPPETMLSHSFYETHTEEFYDFYRAKMLCLTAKPNAAHRKLAELERAGKLTAVVTQNIDGLHQMAGSKTVYELHGSVHRNYCRRCHKLYDAEFILNSTGIPTCTCGGTVKPDVVLYEEGLNQRTLYGAVEAIERADMLIIGGTSLAVYPAASLIDYYGGDRLVLINRTSTPQDRNANLVIQGSIGEVLDKIKV
- a CDS encoding DUF58 domain-containing protein, with product MFRCRAAYCAVLAAAILFFIFFKEYLAFFTLVLILILPFFSWLFLVLAVRKTTAELAAQNVTPYKNQEFSLYITLKSASAFPLLRAKLHFSCVNSLSGERQEQTLFTPVNARSEQTAEYRMQSRYCGRITVKLTQLQYYDPLGIFQISRKPDLRAECFIAPRVHPVDSSIDMTAAAGTESNTYSEEKPGDDPSEIFDVRAFRSGDRLRSIHWKLSSKLDELMVKEFSLPVDSGIRVLLELLAPDMETLDALMETAASLSHFFTENRIIHRIEWYGKEEDRLYTSLIQSDEDLASLLNSLLSAQSYREEPYVLKSRSKTEQDAGSFSHAVYITGKLTEALTELCDRPNGEKITVLFVGGETDDEQLRLADALRAMNAEVATVHPEKIQQCLSGLIL
- a CDS encoding AAA family ATPase, with translation MQEKALRIINEVKKAVVGKDVIVRKVLMVILAQGHILLEDIPGVGKTTLALAFSKAMSLDYKRVQFTPDVMPTDVTGFSIYNKATGLLEYKPGAALCNLFLADEINRTSSKTQSALLEVMEEGSITVDGIAHPTPKPYIVIATQNPIGSVGTQMLPDSQLDRFMVRLTMGYPELRDEVEILKRKQGEDPLESVQKAADAREIITMQNETDTVYLSDDLYAYIAHLVSATRENSLIRLGASPRGSIALVKMAQANAYLSGRDYVVPKDVQSVFTDVVEHRMILKPQAKIGNVTAAGLLRDILRDVPAPAVAQK